The Sulfuriferula thiophila genome window below encodes:
- a CDS encoding RelA/SpoT family protein, protein MVTTQTTAVNDDALPDLATVLPRLTAEADVTGAAMIADVAQWVTTLPDAGSEAGIGRWQHAMGTALQVAELHLDAESVAAALLSGISLDEPLPVAEPVLALARGVAKMDAVGQLIAGDETVRRDGHSQVEGLRQMLLAMVEDVRVVLIKLAERAYALRVLTQSDDDVARHQVAREVRELFAPLANRLGVWQIKWEMEDLSYRILEPDNYKRIARLLDEKRLDRERYIADVVALLQDELKAAGIAAEVTGRPKHIVSIINKMNRKHLAFEQLYDIRAVRILVPELKDCYTALGLIHHLWQPISGEFDDYIAHPKSNDYRSLHTGVIGPENKALEVQIRTFDMHNHAELGVAAHWRYKEGATKATGAEDKIAWLRQILQWKDEVADGRELAELFKNELFQDRIYVLTPQGRVIDLAAGASPVDFAYHVHSDLGHRCRGAKVDGVIVPLNTPLKNGQRVEILTVKQGTPSRDWLNPALGYLVTPRARAKVRHWFRYQYFEENIAQGRDILDREVRRLGASDVNLDKLAVKLGEPKGDEFLAAIGRGDISARQLDDAIQSQMAPLPAIEPAKRSNIRVAAKPGSNDILIEGVGNLPVTIAHCCQPSPPAAIVGYATQGRGVTIHRQDCPNVLRVEGERKARLLAASWGEEGGERIVCDIAVEAFDRHGLLRDISDIFTKERMPLVRVNTDTNDGVATMRFHVNFANQQQLNRALARIQGLSNVIHAVRVN, encoded by the coding sequence ATGGTTACAACTCAGACTACTGCAGTAAATGATGATGCTCTGCCGGATTTGGCAACGGTGTTGCCGCGTTTGACGGCGGAGGCGGATGTGACTGGCGCGGCCATGATTGCTGATGTGGCGCAATGGGTTACTACACTGCCGGATGCGGGTAGCGAGGCTGGAATAGGGCGCTGGCAGCATGCTATGGGAACTGCGTTGCAAGTGGCAGAGTTGCATCTGGATGCCGAGAGCGTAGCGGCTGCGCTGCTGTCGGGTATATCGCTGGATGAGCCCTTACCTGTTGCAGAGCCCGTACTGGCGCTAGCGCGCGGTGTGGCAAAAATGGATGCGGTGGGGCAGTTAATCGCCGGTGACGAAACGGTACGCCGTGATGGACATAGCCAGGTGGAAGGTTTGCGGCAAATGTTGCTGGCGATGGTGGAAGACGTCAGGGTGGTGTTAATCAAGCTGGCCGAACGCGCTTATGCGTTGCGCGTGTTGACGCAGAGTGACGATGATGTTGCCCGTCATCAGGTAGCGCGGGAAGTGCGCGAGTTGTTTGCGCCGCTGGCAAACCGTTTGGGGGTATGGCAAATCAAGTGGGAAATGGAGGATTTGTCTTATCGCATCCTTGAACCCGATAATTACAAACGCATAGCGCGCTTGCTGGACGAAAAACGGCTGGATCGTGAGCGTTATATTGCCGATGTCGTGGCGCTGTTGCAGGACGAATTGAAAGCTGCGGGAATCGCTGCTGAAGTCACTGGCCGGCCCAAGCATATCGTCAGTATCATCAACAAGATGAACCGCAAGCATCTGGCATTTGAGCAGCTGTATGATATTCGCGCCGTGCGCATACTGGTACCGGAGTTGAAGGACTGCTATACCGCGCTGGGCTTGATACACCACTTGTGGCAGCCGATATCCGGTGAATTCGATGACTATATTGCGCATCCTAAAAGTAATGATTATCGCTCGTTGCACACGGGGGTCATCGGCCCGGAAAATAAGGCGCTGGAAGTGCAGATTCGCACATTCGACATGCATAACCATGCCGAACTGGGCGTGGCGGCGCACTGGCGCTATAAGGAAGGTGCGACTAAAGCCACCGGTGCCGAGGATAAAATTGCCTGGCTGCGGCAGATATTGCAATGGAAGGATGAAGTTGCCGATGGCCGTGAGCTTGCCGAGTTATTTAAAAATGAGCTGTTTCAGGACCGCATCTATGTGCTGACACCCCAAGGGCGAGTGATAGACCTGGCAGCTGGCGCGAGTCCGGTGGATTTTGCCTATCACGTGCACTCTGATTTGGGGCACCGTTGCCGTGGCGCAAAAGTGGATGGCGTGATTGTGCCATTGAATACGCCGTTAAAAAACGGGCAGCGGGTGGAAATATTGACGGTGAAGCAAGGGACGCCAAGTCGCGACTGGCTGAATCCGGCTTTGGGTTATCTGGTAACGCCACGTGCTCGTGCGAAAGTACGGCATTGGTTCCGTTATCAGTACTTCGAAGAGAATATTGCACAAGGCCGCGATATTCTGGATCGGGAGGTGCGGCGTTTGGGTGCGTCCGACGTAAATCTGGATAAACTGGCGGTAAAGCTGGGTGAACCCAAAGGCGATGAGTTTCTGGCTGCAATAGGTCGCGGTGATATTAGTGCCCGTCAACTTGACGATGCCATTCAGTCGCAAATGGCGCCATTGCCAGCAATAGAGCCGGCTAAGCGGAGCAATATACGTGTTGCGGCTAAACCGGGTAGCAACGATATCCTGATTGAAGGGGTGGGGAATCTGCCGGTGACAATTGCTCACTGTTGTCAGCCTTCACCGCCTGCTGCGATAGTTGGCTATGCGACGCAGGGGCGCGGCGTCACCATACATCGCCAGGACTGTCCTAATGTCCTGCGAGTCGAGGGCGAGCGCAAGGCGCGTCTGCTTGCGGCAAGCTGGGGCGAAGAGGGTGGTGAGCGCATTGTTTGTGATATTGCAGTAGAAGCATTTGATCGCCATGGCCTGTTGCGTGATATTTCCGATATCTTTACCAAAGAGCGTATGCCGCTGGTGCGTGTAAATACAGATACGAATGACGGGGTGGCGACTATGCGCTTCCATGTGAACTTTGCTAATCAACAGCAATTAAACCGTGCTTTGGCGCGTATCCAGGGTTTATCTAATGTTATTCATGCAGTGCGAGTCAATTAG
- a CDS encoding RNA-binding S4 domain-containing protein: MEAMQHVDFELEREFVELNQLLKLAGVVDSGGAGKHLVAEGLVRVDREVELRKTCKVRSGQVVSVGDVEIKVLQKSADI; this comes from the coding sequence ATGGAAGCTATGCAGCATGTTGATTTCGAATTGGAGCGTGAGTTTGTAGAACTTAATCAGCTATTAAAACTGGCTGGTGTTGTGGATAGTGGCGGTGCAGGGAAGCATCTCGTAGCCGAAGGTTTGGTTAGGGTGGATAGGGAAGTGGAGTTGCGCAAAACCTGTAAGGTTCGCAGCGGGCAAGTTGTTAGTGTGGGCGATGTGGAAATTAAAGTTTTGCAAAAAAGTGCCGATATATAA
- the flhD gene encoding flagellar transcriptional regulator FlhD, with amino-acid sequence MTVDNMLAEIRDANLNYLMLAQQMIRADKATAIFRLGIDAQIAELIEGLSNAQLLKLAGTNMMLARFRFDDGAILGMLTNYNKDRALAHSHAAILMAGQAVEEFA; translated from the coding sequence ATGACTGTAGATAACATGTTGGCTGAAATTCGTGATGCTAATTTGAACTATTTAATGCTGGCTCAGCAAATGATTCGTGCTGATAAGGCAACAGCTATCTTTCGTCTCGGTATCGATGCTCAAATTGCAGAATTGATTGAAGGTCTGAGTAATGCCCAGTTACTCAAACTGGCAGGCACAAATATGATGCTGGCGCGGTTTCGTTTTGATGACGGTGCGATTTTGGGTATGCTTACCAACTATAATAAAGATCGTGCGTTAGCGCATTCTCACGCAGCCATATTGATGGCAGGCCAGGCTGTGGAAGAATTCGCATAA
- the flhC gene encoding flagellar transcriptional regulator FlhC: MTKKSVVTEAQDIQLAMELIHLGARLQLLESETSLSRERLLNLYKELKGESPPKGMLPFSTDWFLTWQPNIHSSMFLNIYHYLVLHAEIQGIQAIMKAYQLYLEQVEINEGDEAVLSLTRAWTLVRFVERKMLATTTCSECGGHFVIDRFDLNNHYVCGLCHMPSRAGKTKKLREEAALAAAAL; this comes from the coding sequence ATGACTAAAAAAAGTGTGGTGACAGAAGCGCAGGATATCCAGTTGGCAATGGAGTTAATTCACCTGGGTGCCCGTCTGCAATTACTGGAATCAGAAACCTCCCTCTCCCGTGAGCGATTGCTGAATTTATACAAAGAATTAAAAGGTGAGTCTCCACCTAAAGGTATGCTGCCTTTTTCAACGGACTGGTTTTTGACTTGGCAGCCGAACATCCATTCGTCGATGTTTCTCAATATTTATCATTATTTGGTTCTGCACGCTGAAATTCAAGGCATCCAGGCGATTATGAAAGCCTATCAACTGTATCTCGAGCAGGTGGAGATTAATGAGGGTGATGAAGCCGTATTGTCATTAACACGTGCCTGGACATTGGTGCGTTTTGTTGAGCGCAAGATGCTAGCGACAACAACCTGCTCCGAGTGTGGTGGCCATTTCGTGATTGATCGTTTTGATTTGAATAATCACTACGTATGCGGATTGTGCCATATGCCTTCACGTGCAGGGAAAACCAAGAAATTACGCGAAGAAGCTGCGCTTGCCGCTGCGGCTCTTTAA
- a CDS encoding class I SAM-dependent methyltransferase has protein sequence MMRRLRTAWRLPAVQALLLQILAGCLLGLLLVMWWYFIPAVLVSTGIAVLLQGVIAALLARWRKLAVWWWVIQLFFPMALFLAMALHLPPVVFLAAFLLFLLLYWHTFRTQVPYYPSSFAVWEAVAQLLPTDRSIRMVDIGSGLGGLVLNLSSRRLDSEIMGVELAPLPWLISWLRARLSNSRGRFIRADYVDLDLSQFDVVFAYLSPAVMSALWDKAQAEMRPGSMLLSNEFKIEHHAADRVIQTERMRTPLYAWYI, from the coding sequence ATGATGAGACGATTGCGTACAGCATGGCGCTTGCCGGCTGTGCAGGCATTGTTGCTGCAAATCCTTGCCGGTTGCCTGCTTGGGTTGTTGTTGGTTATGTGGTGGTATTTTATCCCTGCAGTTCTCGTTTCGACTGGTATTGCAGTCCTGCTGCAAGGAGTCATCGCTGCATTGCTGGCGCGTTGGCGCAAACTGGCTGTCTGGTGGTGGGTAATTCAACTGTTTTTTCCTATGGCGTTGTTTCTTGCAATGGCCCTGCATCTTCCCCCCGTTGTTTTTTTAGCTGCATTTCTATTATTTCTCCTGCTGTACTGGCATACATTCCGTACCCAGGTTCCCTATTACCCTTCCAGTTTTGCCGTGTGGGAAGCTGTTGCGCAATTGTTGCCCACGGATCGAAGCATTCGCATGGTGGATATAGGTAGCGGTTTGGGTGGGCTGGTGCTGAATTTATCGTCCAGACGGCTGGATAGTGAGATAATGGGGGTGGAGTTGGCGCCATTGCCCTGGCTGATTAGCTGGTTGCGTGCGCGTCTATCGAACAGCAGAGGTCGTTTTATTCGCGCGGATTATGTTGATCTGGATTTATCGCAGTTCGATGTGGTCTTTGCGTATTTGTCTCCCGCTGTGATGTCTGCTTTATGGGATAAAGCGCAAGCAGAAATGCGGCCTGGTTCCATGTTGCTCAGCAATGAATTTAAGATAGAGCATCATGCAGCCGACAGGGTGATTCAAACCGAACGGATGCGTACCCCGCTTTACGCATGGTATATTTAG
- the motA gene encoding flagellar motor stator protein MotA — protein MLVIVGYVVVLGSVFGGFALAGGHLAALFQPLELLMIGGGAAGAFFVGNNAKSVKATMKALPSIFKGSKYTKALYMDLLALLFEILSKVRKEGLMSIEGDIENPEASPLFSKYPSIVHDHHITEFMTDYLRLMVSGNMDAFQIENLMDNELDTHHHEGAVAAHCIAKLGDGLPAFGIVAAVMGVVHTMESVGAPPAELGMLIAHALVGTFLGILLAYGFVGPLSGLMEQKLDESSKMFQCTKITLLASLNGYAPALAVEFGRKVLYSTERPSFLELEEHVKQAKSK, from the coding sequence GTGTTAGTAATTGTTGGCTATGTAGTCGTGCTAGGCTCCGTCTTTGGCGGTTTTGCCTTGGCGGGTGGGCATTTGGCAGCCTTATTTCAACCACTGGAATTGCTGATGATCGGCGGCGGTGCCGCAGGTGCTTTTTTTGTTGGAAATAATGCCAAGTCTGTAAAAGCGACGATGAAAGCATTGCCGTCGATATTCAAAGGCTCAAAGTATACTAAAGCCCTTTATATGGATTTGCTGGCATTATTATTTGAGATTCTAAGCAAAGTTCGCAAGGAAGGATTAATGTCCATCGAGGGTGACATTGAAAATCCTGAGGCGAGTCCGCTTTTCAGTAAATATCCTTCGATTGTGCATGATCATCATATAACCGAGTTCATGACTGATTATCTGCGTTTAATGGTATCCGGCAATATGGATGCATTCCAGATCGAGAATTTGATGGATAACGAACTGGATACCCACCACCATGAAGGTGCGGTGGCGGCACATTGCATTGCCAAGTTGGGTGATGGTTTGCCTGCGTTCGGTATTGTTGCCGCTGTTATGGGTGTAGTGCACACGATGGAATCAGTGGGTGCACCACCGGCTGAGTTGGGTATGTTGATTGCCCATGCTCTGGTGGGTACATTCTTGGGTATTTTGCTGGCCTATGGCTTCGTTGGGCCGCTTTCAGGTTTGATGGAACAGAAGCTGGATGAGTCGAGCAAAATGTTTCAATGTACCAAGATTACTTTATTAGCAAGTTTGAATGGCTATGCGCCCGCGCTGGCAGTTGAGTTCGGGCGTAAAGTGCTTTATTCGACCGAGCGCCCAAGTTTCCTTGAACTTGAAGAGCATGTTAAGCAAGCCAAATCCAAGTAA
- the motB gene encoding flagellar motor protein MotB, whose product MADARPIIVKRIKKTAGGHHGGAWKIAYADFVTAMMAFFLLMWLLGSTAKGDLKGISEYFSTPLKVAMAGGSGSGDSSSVIQGGGKDLTRKDGQVSKATDPVQKKTYDLKAAQADLERLEAARLKGLKASIEKSIDGNPMLKQFKKQLLLDITTEGLRIQIVDEKNRPMFASAKAELQPYTKEILHEIGKTLNEVPNKITLSGHTDATPYANGGTSYSNWELSTDRANASRRELIAGGMDESKMLRVVGLASAIPFDKENPMNPINRRISIIVMNKKTEDAVVKDGGVLSAKDEQEVRAALATTK is encoded by the coding sequence ATGGCTGATGCGCGCCCCATTATCGTAAAGCGGATCAAGAAAACCGCTGGTGGTCATCATGGTGGTGCCTGGAAGATTGCCTATGCCGACTTTGTGACGGCGATGATGGCTTTCTTCTTGTTGATGTGGTTGCTGGGTTCAACTGCAAAAGGTGATTTGAAAGGCATTTCCGAGTATTTCTCTACGCCGTTGAAAGTGGCTATGGCCGGAGGTTCTGGCAGTGGCGATAGTTCGAGCGTTATTCAGGGTGGCGGCAAGGATTTGACGCGTAAAGATGGGCAGGTGAGTAAAGCGACTGATCCCGTACAGAAAAAAACTTACGATTTGAAGGCGGCACAAGCAGATCTGGAGAGGCTGGAAGCGGCGCGTTTGAAGGGCCTGAAGGCTAGCATAGAAAAGTCGATTGACGGGAACCCGATGCTTAAGCAGTTCAAAAAACAGTTGTTGCTTGATATCACTACAGAAGGGTTGCGCATACAGATTGTGGATGAAAAAAACCGTCCCATGTTTGCTTCAGCCAAAGCGGAGCTACAACCTTATACCAAAGAAATCCTGCATGAAATAGGCAAGACGCTCAACGAAGTGCCAAACAAAATCACTTTATCCGGGCATACTGATGCTACGCCTTATGCTAATGGCGGCACCTCGTACAGTAACTGGGAGTTGTCAACGGATCGCGCCAATGCTTCACGGCGTGAATTGATCGCCGGTGGGATGGATGAGTCCAAGATGCTGCGAGTGGTCGGGCTGGCTTCTGCGATTCCTTTTGATAAGGAAAATCCGATGAATCCGATTAATCGTCGTATCAGCATTATTGTGATGAACAAGAAAACTGAAGATGCGGTGGTCAAGGACGGTGGAGTATTGTCAGCCAAAGATGAGCAGGAAGTGAGAGCCGCGCTGGCAACTACTAAATAG
- the panC gene encoding pantoate--beta-alanine ligase — protein sequence MQIIHSIQALRSWRAQHNDIAFVPTMGNLHAGHLALVAKARQQASQVVVSIFVNPLQFGVNEDYSRYPRTMEHDVELLQSMGVDVLFAPSVEELFPAPQSYHVEPPPVANELCGAFRPGHFRGVATIVMKLFNIIQPTIAVFGRKDYQQLTIIRGMVADFAIPVTLLAGETIRAEDGLALSSRNGFLSADERRTAPQLYAKLVEMKDLILAGAHDHMQIEQRAIDDLTTQGWQVDYVAIRDSSLAIPSPDSKQLVILVAARLGSTRLIDNIEIDS from the coding sequence ATGCAAATTATTCACAGCATTCAGGCGCTGCGCAGTTGGCGCGCACAACATAACGATATCGCTTTTGTCCCGACCATGGGCAACTTGCATGCTGGCCACCTGGCACTTGTTGCAAAAGCACGTCAACAAGCCAGCCAGGTTGTGGTCAGTATTTTTGTCAACCCATTGCAATTTGGTGTTAATGAAGATTATTCACGCTATCCGCGCACCATGGAGCATGATGTTGAGTTATTGCAAAGCATGGGTGTGGACGTCTTGTTTGCCCCCAGCGTCGAGGAGCTCTTCCCTGCCCCGCAAAGTTATCATGTAGAACCTCCCCCTGTCGCCAATGAGCTATGCGGTGCATTTCGCCCCGGACATTTTCGCGGGGTCGCCACCATCGTGATGAAGTTATTCAACATCATACAACCCACAATTGCAGTATTCGGCAGGAAAGACTATCAGCAGCTAACCATTATCCGCGGCATGGTCGCTGATTTTGCCATACCGGTTACACTCCTGGCAGGTGAAACAATACGTGCAGAAGACGGCTTGGCGTTATCCTCACGCAATGGCTTTCTGAGTGCAGACGAACGACGTACAGCGCCACAACTTTACGCAAAATTAGTAGAAATGAAAGACCTGATTCTGGCAGGGGCGCATGACCACATGCAGATTGAACAACGCGCCATTGACGACCTCACTACACAAGGCTGGCAAGTTGACTATGTCGCCATTCGCGATAGCAGCCTCGCCATACCATCCCCGGACAGCAAGCAACTGGTAATACTGGTTGCGGCGCGCCTGGGAAGCACACGACTTATAGACAATATCGAAATTGACAGCTAA
- the panB gene encoding 3-methyl-2-oxobutanoate hydroxymethyltransferase: protein MADLLSLQLRAAQGEKLAILTGYDASFAAQLEACGVDAILVGDSLGMVIQGQRSTLPVSLTEMAYHTAAVARGATKTLIIADLPFGSYQASPAQALQSASTLLAAGAHCVKIEGGAVMMETVAFLSTRGIPVCGHLGLLPQSVNSMGGYKVQGKTESAAQQLLDDAHALTAAGAAMIVLEAIPAPLAKQVTDAITIPTIGIGAGVDCNGQVLVLYDMLGITPGKPPRFTHNFMADTNDIAAAIAAYVTAVKQGTFPAEKHSFYTT, encoded by the coding sequence ATGGCTGATTTATTGTCTTTACAACTACGAGCTGCACAAGGTGAAAAGCTCGCCATCCTGACGGGCTATGACGCAAGTTTTGCAGCACAACTTGAAGCCTGCGGTGTAGATGCCATTCTGGTCGGCGACTCTTTAGGCATGGTAATACAAGGTCAGCGCTCGACGCTGCCGGTAAGCCTTACCGAAATGGCTTACCATACCGCCGCTGTTGCTCGAGGCGCAACCAAAACACTGATCATTGCAGACTTGCCTTTTGGTAGCTACCAAGCCAGTCCGGCCCAGGCTTTGCAATCCGCCAGTACATTATTGGCTGCTGGTGCGCACTGCGTGAAAATTGAGGGGGGTGCAGTTATGATGGAGACAGTTGCATTCCTGAGCACCCGCGGTATTCCGGTATGCGGACATCTGGGACTATTACCCCAATCCGTCAACAGCATGGGCGGCTACAAAGTTCAGGGCAAAACCGAGTCTGCCGCTCAGCAACTCCTTGACGATGCGCACGCACTTACTGCTGCGGGTGCAGCCATGATAGTGCTTGAAGCCATCCCGGCGCCTTTAGCCAAACAGGTCACCGATGCCATTACCATACCTACCATAGGCATAGGTGCAGGCGTGGACTGTAATGGACAGGTATTAGTGCTCTACGACATGCTGGGGATAACTCCGGGCAAGCCCCCGCGCTTTACACACAATTTCATGGCCGATACGAATGATATTGCCGCAGCTATCGCCGCCTATGTCACAGCGGTCAAACAAGGCACATTCCCTGCGGAAAAACACAGCTTCTACACCACCTAA
- a CDS encoding deoxynucleoside kinase, with the protein MNILNKSPYIAVEGPIGAGKTSLAKRLAAHLNAELLLENAEENPFITRFYQDPKRHALATQLFFLFQRSGQVNALQQNDLFHNAIVADFLLDKDPLFAELNLDDDEFRLYQTIYKELQPQAPVPDLVIYLQAKPSVLLARVHKRGIAYENSISSQYLERLTDSYTRYFHRYETAPLLIVNCEHFNFVDNDDHFALLIKQIANMRSPREFLNQAA; encoded by the coding sequence ATGAACATACTGAATAAATCCCCATACATTGCAGTTGAAGGTCCGATAGGCGCAGGAAAAACCAGCCTCGCTAAACGATTGGCGGCACATTTGAATGCAGAATTACTGCTGGAAAATGCGGAAGAAAATCCGTTTATAACACGTTTTTATCAGGATCCGAAACGGCACGCCCTGGCTACCCAGTTATTTTTTCTGTTCCAGCGCAGTGGCCAAGTCAATGCCCTGCAACAAAACGACTTGTTTCACAACGCAATTGTGGCCGACTTCCTGTTGGATAAAGACCCGCTATTCGCCGAACTCAATCTCGATGATGATGAGTTTCGCCTCTACCAGACAATTTATAAAGAACTACAACCGCAGGCTCCGGTACCCGATCTGGTAATTTATTTACAGGCCAAGCCAAGTGTTTTACTGGCGCGGGTACATAAACGCGGCATCGCTTATGAAAACAGCATTAGCTCCCAATATCTGGAACGCCTGACAGACAGCTACACCCGGTACTTTCATCGTTATGAAACTGCACCACTGCTCATTGTCAATTGCGAACATTTCAATTTTGTGGACAATGATGACCACTTTGCCCTATTGATAAAACAAATTGCCAACATGCGCAGTCCGCGCGAGTTTCTCAATCAAGCAGCGTGA
- the folK gene encoding 2-amino-4-hydroxy-6-hydroxymethyldihydropteridine diphosphokinase, with protein MTNIAIPASAYVAIGSNLADSAQQVLRAFTAIAALPHTRLCSRSSLYLTAPVGYADQPDFINAVAHIQTSLTPQQLLTALLEIEQQFGRERTFRNAPRVIDLDVLLYNDLQQHDAGLTLPHPRMHERAFVLAPLVEITADITIPGRGQAVDYLQATHNQDLHRVGDDWQRQ; from the coding sequence ATGACTAACATTGCCATCCCGGCGAGTGCGTATGTCGCAATCGGTAGCAATCTGGCAGATTCGGCACAACAAGTGCTACGCGCCTTTACCGCTATTGCGGCCTTGCCACATACTCGTCTTTGCTCACGCTCGTCGCTTTACCTGACTGCACCCGTTGGCTATGCCGACCAACCCGACTTCATCAATGCTGTCGCGCACATTCAGACTTCGCTCACACCTCAGCAATTACTGACAGCCTTGCTGGAAATAGAACAACAATTTGGCCGTGAACGCACCTTCCGCAATGCGCCGCGCGTCATTGATCTGGATGTGCTGTTATATAATGATTTACAGCAGCATGATGCCGGGCTGACCTTGCCCCACCCACGTATGCATGAACGCGCATTTGTTCTCGCGCCACTCGTAGAAATAACCGCAGACATCACCATACCCGGACGCGGGCAAGCCGTGGATTATTTACAGGCGACGCACAATCAGGATTTGCACCGTGTCGGGGATGACTGGCAGCGTCAATAG
- the pcnB gene encoding polynucleotide adenylyltransferase PcnB: protein MIKSFIRRILGKKPHTTKKTRLQRIPVSQHGLTRVQILPCALKVTDTLQQAGFSAFVVGGAVRDLLLSKTPKDFDVATNATPEQVRDLFRRSRIIGRRFRLVHVMCGGDTIEVSTFRASAVTEEDDSSHVTDDTGRIVRDNVFGDQESDAERRDFTVNALYYDPSTEEIWDYRGGVADIKRKTLRIIGDPATRYREDPVRMLRAARFAAKLDFHIDETTRAPIAELAELLTNVPPSRLFDEMLKLLLSGHALRAVHQLRAEGLHQGMLPMLDSILEQDEGKRFITAALHNTDQRLQAGKSVSPAFLFASLLWHELQIHYQKRLDAGEIPAPALFAAMDDTLDHQRARLAVPRRLDGMMKEIWSLQSRYDQRSGSRPYRLLGHPRFRAGYDFLLLRAESGEVDQELADWWTTFQEADETQRAAMLIKEPASSKPKRRRRTKKPNPAPQATND from the coding sequence ATGATTAAAAGCTTCATCCGACGCATCTTGGGTAAGAAACCGCACACCACGAAAAAGACTCGCTTACAGCGCATACCCGTTAGTCAGCACGGATTAACGCGAGTGCAAATATTACCCTGCGCGCTAAAAGTCACTGACACTCTGCAACAAGCCGGCTTCAGTGCATTTGTTGTCGGCGGAGCAGTACGTGATTTGCTTTTGAGCAAAACACCAAAAGATTTTGACGTCGCGACAAACGCCACACCCGAACAGGTTCGCGACCTGTTTCGTCGCTCACGGATTATCGGGCGCCGCTTTCGCTTAGTCCATGTCATGTGTGGTGGCGACACCATAGAAGTATCGACTTTCCGTGCCAGCGCCGTGACTGAAGAAGACGACAGCAGCCATGTTACCGACGACACCGGTCGCATCGTGCGCGACAATGTTTTCGGTGATCAGGAAAGTGATGCCGAGCGACGCGACTTTACTGTCAACGCCCTGTATTACGACCCCAGCACAGAAGAAATATGGGATTACCGTGGCGGTGTCGCGGATATAAAACGCAAGACCTTGCGCATCATCGGTGATCCGGCCACACGTTATCGTGAAGATCCGGTTCGTATGCTACGTGCAGCCCGTTTCGCGGCTAAACTCGACTTCCATATCGATGAAACCACGCGCGCGCCCATTGCTGAACTGGCTGAACTACTGACTAATGTGCCACCTTCACGACTTTTTGATGAGATGCTGAAACTGCTCTTATCCGGCCATGCCTTACGCGCCGTACATCAATTGCGCGCAGAAGGTTTGCATCAGGGCATGCTGCCTATGCTGGACAGCATCCTTGAACAGGATGAGGGCAAACGCTTTATCACTGCCGCATTACATAATACCGACCAGCGTTTACAAGCCGGGAAATCAGTATCACCGGCATTCCTGTTCGCCAGCCTGCTCTGGCATGAATTGCAGATTCACTATCAGAAACGCCTGGATGCCGGCGAAATACCCGCCCCGGCCTTATTTGCCGCAATGGATGATACGCTGGATCATCAGCGTGCGCGACTGGCGGTTCCACGCCGGCTGGACGGCATGATGAAGGAGATATGGAGCCTGCAATCGCGTTATGACCAACGCTCTGGTAGTCGTCCTTATCGACTGCTCGGACACCCTCGTTTCCGCGCGGGATATGATTTCCTGCTGTTACGTGCCGAAAGCGGTGAAGTCGATCAGGAACTCGCTGACTGGTGGACAACGTTCCAGGAAGCCGATGAGACACAACGTGCAGCCATGCTGATCAAAGAACCTGCCAGCAGCAAACCTAAACGCCGCCGACGCACCAAAAAACCTAATCCAGCGCCTCAAGCTACCAATGACTAA